The Phragmites australis chromosome 1, lpPhrAust1.1, whole genome shotgun sequence genomic interval CGTCTTGAACGTGGTGAATGCCAGGAACACGACGAAGAGCGCGGTGATGAGCCACTCTGGGAACATGACATTGCACACCACCCCGACGCTGACACCCAAGAGCAAGCACGGCTGCGAGACCATCACGACGTGGTAGTCGATCAACGGCTCACCGCCGGGCTCGGGGCCGCAGAGAACGATGGTGTAGAGCATGTTGGACAGAGAGCCACCGGTGACCATGGACTAATACAGTCATTGTCTTGACGCTGAGCCCACCGACATGTTGAAATAGTCACATATTAGTTGTAGAAGAGTAATGCACCTAACTTAAAAGTGGAGAGTCCCTCACCTAATTGACTAGCTTTTAAGGTGTAAAAATATCTTTCCAattctacaattagtatcagaacCCTGTCCACAAGGTGTGGACTATAATCATTGACCTAATGGCTATAAGTGTGTGTGAAGGTATGATGGACCGTTTGTGCCGGTAAGGCATAGCCTGAGGGACCATCCATATACAGTAAAGGGTGATGAAGGGTTAAGACATACCAATATGTGAAGGGGGATATCGTTGGAATAGTTCTACATTAATTGTGAAAGAACAATATACCCAATTTAAAAGTGACGAGTCATTCATCTCATTAGCTAGCTTTTGGGGTGTAGAAATTCTCTATTAATCCTACACGTACGGATCGAGACTACAGCTAGCTGCCGCCACCCAGTGCTGGAGATGGATGCGGCCAGGAAGGAGAGAACGCATGCGAGAACATTGCCGAGGTTGCTCTGTACGGAAGATTCCATCAGCTGCTGTGAATGTGATCTCCATTGGGAGGCATGGCCGCATGGGTGAGGAGTTGTGAGGAGTTCATCATGTCAGTGTTTTGTAGGGGAGCTGGAGATTTTCGTGTTGCTTCTTTGCTTTATGTTAGGTACGTAGGTGCATAAATAATGTGAGTGGGCAACCGGAGCAAAAGAGCAGGAGTTGAATGCCTCTATAATAAGATCCATGTGTTCCTTGTACTCTCGGGAAAAAAATCCTAGTGTTCCTTGCATGTGCCAATGTGGAAGGCTCTTATTGCCTGTGTTAGGTTTCAGATTTCTGGAGGCAGAGACGACAGTTGTTTATAGTGTTGTTAGTTAACAGCTCAGTTGGTAATAGAACTTGTATAATTTCACAAGATCATGCCTGGCTTGTTTGTATTGGTACTAGCGAAAACAATAACTTTCTCATCCTCGGTAGGAAGACCTAAGAACAATTGCTGATGTACTATTGTTTATAGATATATGATTGATGGCAATCAACTAGCCAACAAAATGAAACTTATCTTGGCGAGGCATATTTTGCACAAACCAATTAGTGTAAGCATGCCAAATGCCCAGCTAAACATTCaaatagatatattttttgACAGCGCAAAACATTCAAATATTTCATAAGTTGCAAATCACCGGTGAACAAGTGCATGCTTAAAAGAAGTATTTGAACAGTAACGACTCATCATATATAAGATCTGAGTTTGTATAAGCGCAATCAGTGTCCACGATCAGTCATGCTTCTTTCCAGAAAGCTCATTGGAAGGTAAAATTTATTTCAGTAAGTAAGCCCCAAACTAGCCATTAAAATATCAAGGACAAAATCTTCCTTCAGAAAGTCGTAAAGAGTAAAGACTACACCAAAAGAAGACAAACACCTCACGCTCAATGTTGAAAATGTCAGCAAGGCAACTTGAAGCCCATGTATGCTCCACTGGTGTACTGCATCCAAACATCCTGTGCTCCAAAGCATGTGACGATCACGGTGCTGAGAGCCATGATGGCGGTGACCAGGAGCACGATCAGCGATACCCGCCCGGACTTCCTGATAGCTCGTTCAATCACAACCACCCCAACAACTGAAGCGATGAAGCATATCCCCGCGTAAACGGAAGCCTCTCCAATGCCTTTCATGCCTAGCAGGATGAACTGAACCATGGACATCGATGCACAGAATAGAACCATGAACGAAGACGTCGCTGCTGCAGTCTGCAAATCAAGAATTGATGATACAGCAAACTAGTGATACATTGGCGACTGTGGAGCAGTACCTTAAATATGTTCAGTTTGTTGTATACCTGCGGGGGTATTCCAATCTGAAGAAGAACAGGGTTCAGAAGCAGTCCTCCTCCAATACCGAAGAGACCACTCAGAGCCCCGGTGACGAAAGCCACCAGTGGGAATGACAGTGATGGCAAGGTTTCCATCTTACTGTCCACCAGATTTGCCTGCATGTCCATGTCATGATCACTCCAAGTTGCCACACATCACGAGATTACAAGAACGTTCGAGTAAGATGGATTGACCTACCTTGTCATCGTCGTGGCTATGAACGACTTGTTTCTTCCTCTTGGCGTATATAATATACCATGTGAAAGCCACAGCGGAAGGAAGCTGGAACAAGGTGATGAGCCAATATGCCACACCGCAGGGTTTTATCATGATGACACCCTGCGCAGATAAGATCACATTTGCAAGTGTCCAACCGATGGAAATATCTGAAGGAGGACACGTATGTGCTGTGACTATATCATATTCCAATGAGTTTTGTTTTACTGGAACTAAACGACTATCCATCCTGAGAGTTGCCAATGTTAATAGGTTATGATTCTGAGCAGAAGGACAGGGTTCCAGAGGCCATTGACGCGGATTTTGAATAGTATTCGTGGCCTCAGGGCGAAGTCGGCCTGGCCTGCCTCACGCTTCGATTTGACGCTGACAATTCGACCATTATATTATTGGCTGGACAAATCGAGTTTGGCACCTGTTTCCTGGCTAGTTAAACTTTTTATAAGTGTACCTACACCTATACCTATCTACCTTCTTGCCAGAACGGGCCGACTTGTGTGAAGTCAGTATCTAGACATGATCTCGGACAGCAGTGATTCAAGAGGCGATAAGGCCAGTTCCTATCAGTAAAAACGACTGGGACATTCCACTAAGAAATGCAACGGGACCCCTACTTTCCACAAGGCGGAAAAAGTAGCATAATGCAAACATATCGTGACAAGAGAAAGGACTCGTAGATTATAAGAAATGCACGTTTAGCATCTTGCTTGGCTTCATGTACTTTCGAATCCGACCTCATCAATCCATTTCTCCGTTGGGACTTGTGTGTGTTTGATCATGGTCAGACGAACACTGGCGCAAGCGCCTGCAGTGCGGCTGGTTCGTGAACAATGCCGAGGCATGTGTGTCGCTGTCGTGAATCAGCAACCATGAACAGTATTGCTGTAacggcaggtcgggagaggctTACGCGCGAGAGATACACGTCGCGGAGCTGAGCCACACGTACCTTCCCATGCTTATCTCCAAGGAGGACATGGAGCGCGAAGAAGCAGAGCCAGACCATGACGAGCAGCGCCACGTCCTTCAGCGGGAACCCCTCGCCGGCGCCATTACCGCGGTCGTCGCTTCCCGCATGGTCGCCGTTCTCGGcgtcgccgcccccgccgcagGGTAACAGGGGCTCCTTGCTGCGGTCGGGCGCGGCGCCGCAGCTCTCGGACCTCCAGATCTTGACCCCGGCGCGGCACGTCTTGACGGTGCAGAGCGCGAGGAAGAGGGAGAAGAGCACGGTGATGAGCCACTCCGGGAACATGACGTTGCACACCACCCCGATGCTCACGCCCAGGAGCAGGAACGGCTGGAAGCGCAGCGCGATTTCGTAGTCAATAAGCGCCGCCTGCCTGCGGCCGGCCGTGCAGAGGAGGTTGTAGAGCACGTtggaggcggcgccgccggTGACCATGAAGGAGGAGTAGGTGGCTGCCCGCTTCAGGCTCAACCCCGCCACGAGGTTCAGGATGGGGAGGAACAGCGAGCCGCCAcccacgccgccggcgctcgaCACGGACGCTGCCATGAAGGAGAGGAGCCATGCAAGGACGGTGTTCAGCCGGAGGTCATGCGCCGCGCCGCGGCCTGAGTGTGAGGACGGGTCGGCCAGTTGGCGTTCCCGCCATCGTGACACTTCGGCCAGGAGGGTTTGGAGGTGCCCGGGGTGTGACGAGGTGGACCTGAACGCTGCCGCGGCGGAAAAGGAAACCGAGATGGCGGCAACCAGGAGAGGGACGAGCTGAGCAGTCCTCGTCATCTTTGGCCACTCACTTCTGCTCGTGGAGTTTGTTTCTGCAGTTCTTTCAGATATGTGAGGGATGGCTGTGACTGCTTTTATATGCGATGACTTGTTTGTGTGTGAGAGACAAAAGGCTGGGTTAGGAAAAAGTTTTGAAGCCTGACAGATACGGACATGCATTATTCTGGAAAATCAAATTGACATTATTTTGGCTTAATAGAAATTGATAAGGCCATGCTAAGTTTATAgatatctaaattttttatatcattagattcatcataaaatatactttattagtattatatatttttaagtatttgtatattttttgtaGAAAAAAACGTAAGATTAAAATTACTACAGTAAAAAAGGATGACAAGTAAACAAAAACGGATGTACTATTATTCATCCAACATCGAGAGGTTCAAGCATTATTTTCTACTATTTTGTACAGATTTAGCAATTGATCTAGATtcatcccctctctccctccgcatgcccatcctccaccacctctgcTCTGCTAACCCACCTCCACTTGGAATCCAGTGCCTCCCTCAAAGTTATCGCCACCCACCTTGCCACCCTACCGTagcccgccgccacctcctgtGGCCAACAGCGCCTCGTTGTATGGGCCATCTCTACCCCTCTAATCCTATTGTTCCTTCATTGCTCCAGTGTCACTTCCCTACCTCGACCCTACTCACCGCTCACTGCCACCACCGCGGTCAGCAGCGCTCCCATTGTCACCTACCCTCAGGCATGCCTCCTTCACGACTTCCATAGTCATTGAGCTCTCCGGGGCAGTGCGTTATCTCTGTCGGGCTAGTAgctcacttatgactagttgcTTAAAAAACTACTCTTTATTTTTCTAGTCAAATTTTCTCGGTAAAATTTGCTATAGGACATTGAACTTTCATGATATTAGCTATTTCACATCAAACCTTACGTATTTAGCTAAAAAACACTGCAAATTTGTTGTCATTTATCATAGAACACAACCGgcattaaaatataataatcgGGTGCTCTGGAGAGAAAGAGTGTGTAAAGTCTATTTTGCCCTCAGTTCAACAGAGATTGTGTCTTGTTAGACTTGAGAGGGAGGTGTTATTCCTCCTCttctatcttttttcttctccataCACAACATCGGTGGCCCTCGCTGTTGTCTCCGGTCTGTCCCGACATTGGCACCATCGCCCCTCCATTCACCACTCTTTCGCACACCGTCACTTTCCCCTCCTCTACAGTGGTGACCCTGGAGCGGATCTATGACCTCATCAACGCCATCCTCGCCACCAGATCTATGAAGTAGTGCATCCCCGATTGTAACATATGACCCAT includes:
- the LOC133922225 gene encoding sulfite exporter TauE/SafE family protein 5-like — its product is MTRTAQLVPLLVAAISVSFSAAAAFRSTSSHPGHLQTLLAEVSRWRERQLADPSSHSGRGAAHDLRLNTVLAWLLSFMAASVSSAGGVGGGSLFLPILNLVAGLSLKRAATYSSFMVTGGAASNVLYNLLCTAGRRQAALIDYEIALRFQPFLLLGVSIGVVCNVMFPEWLITVLFSLFLALCTVKTCRAGVKIWRSESCGAAPDRSKEPLLPCGGGGDAENGDHAGSDDRGNGAGEGFPLKDVALLVMVWLCFFALHVLLGDKHGKGVIMIKPCGVAYWLITLFQLPSAVAFTWYIIYAKRKKQVVHSHDDDKANLVDSKMETLPSLSFPLVAFVTGALSGLFGIGGGLLLNPVLLQIGIPPQTAAATSSFMVLFCASMSMVQFILLGMKGIGEASVYAGICFIASVVGVVVIERAIRKSGRVSLIVLLVTAIMALSTVIVTCFGAQDVWMQYTSGAYMGFKLPC